Proteins encoded by one window of Corallococcus exiguus:
- a CDS encoding GAF domain-containing protein, whose translation MLPPPTPADEPRRLQALRSLCLLDTPAHERFDRIVRAAAHLFRVPISLVSLVDENRQWFKARIGLDGTETPRELSFCAHAILSPSTFIVPDALKDPRFHDNPFVLGAPFVRFYAGHPLRATDGSRVGTLCLIDSQPRDFLDADRTALADMAAWAEGELNALDEREARTALEQQERFFEVSVDMLCIAAMDGTFLRLSRGGAEGRHHPGRAAARRGRPALPGEGERPRPHRNGVTPARHGSASTSSPRDRSTAYTYPSPGTRMPMAPW comes from the coding sequence ATGCTTCCTCCCCCGACGCCCGCGGATGAGCCGCGGCGACTCCAGGCGTTGCGCTCGCTGTGTCTGTTGGACACGCCCGCTCACGAGCGCTTCGACCGCATCGTGCGTGCCGCGGCGCACCTGTTCCGCGTGCCCATCTCGCTCGTCTCGCTGGTGGACGAGAACCGCCAGTGGTTCAAGGCCCGCATCGGCCTGGACGGCACGGAGACGCCGCGCGAGCTGTCCTTCTGCGCCCACGCCATCCTCTCGCCCTCCACCTTCATCGTGCCGGACGCGCTGAAGGACCCGCGCTTCCACGACAACCCGTTCGTGCTGGGCGCTCCCTTTGTCCGCTTCTACGCGGGCCACCCCCTGCGCGCTACGGACGGCAGCCGCGTGGGCACGCTGTGCCTCATCGACTCGCAGCCCCGGGACTTCTTGGACGCGGACCGCACCGCGCTCGCGGACATGGCCGCCTGGGCGGAAGGAGAGCTCAACGCCCTGGACGAGCGCGAGGCCCGCACGGCGCTGGAGCAGCAGGAGCGCTTCTTCGAAGTCTCCGTGGACATGCTCTGCATCGCCGCCATGGACGGCACCTTCCTGCGCCTGTCCCGCGGTGGCGCCGAAGGACGGCACCACCCTGGACGAGCTGCTGCGCGCCGCGGACGCCCGGCTCTACCGGGCGAAGGAGAACGGCCGCGACCGCATCGAAACGGAGTGACGCCCGCGCGTCACGGCTCCGCCAGCACCAGCAGTCCGCGCGACAGGTCCACGGCGTACACGTACCCGTCGCCCGGCACGCGGATGCCAATGGCCCCCTGGTAG
- a CDS encoding helix-turn-helix domain-containing protein, with amino-acid sequence MPAPVNEKLNTVFGAAARDARLRLGLTQADVAERVGIAMEVYSRMERGRMLPRAQTLRRLCDVLSVSADALLGVGVGTSPVPPRASPGQEDSLELRRLVRTLRDLEPRQLKAVARVVRTVVSVMPPKTAPGSSPTPTPRKKPRAARKRRAG; translated from the coding sequence GTGCCTGCCCCGGTGAATGAAAAGCTGAACACGGTGTTTGGAGCCGCCGCCCGAGACGCGCGGCTGCGCTTGGGACTCACGCAGGCGGACGTGGCGGAGCGCGTGGGCATCGCCATGGAGGTCTACAGCCGCATGGAGCGCGGCCGCATGCTGCCCCGCGCCCAGACCCTGCGGAGGCTGTGCGACGTGCTGTCCGTGTCCGCGGACGCGCTGCTGGGCGTGGGGGTCGGCACCTCCCCGGTGCCGCCCCGGGCCTCGCCAGGTCAGGAGGACTCGCTGGAGCTGCGCCGCCTGGTGCGCACGCTGCGCGACCTGGAGCCCCGCCAGCTCAAGGCCGTGGCCCGCGTGGTGCGCACGGTGGTGTCCGTCATGCCCCCGAAGACGGCGCCCGGGTCTTCGCCCACTCCCACGCCCCGGAAGAAGCCGCGGGCCGCCCGCAAGCGCCGCGCGGGTTAG
- a CDS encoding helix-turn-helix domain-containing protein — MNEELAITVGTAARQARERQGMTQGDVASQVGIAMEVYSRMERGRVLPSSTTLRRLCMVLRIRSDTLLGLDGPSPPDEALTLALADREEDPPSLRRLVRALRPLDEEGLKAMGLIIQGALALRER, encoded by the coding sequence ATGAACGAGGAGCTGGCCATCACGGTGGGCACCGCGGCGCGACAGGCCCGCGAGCGGCAGGGCATGACCCAGGGCGACGTCGCCAGCCAGGTGGGCATCGCCATGGAGGTCTACAGCCGCATGGAGCGCGGGCGCGTGCTGCCCAGCTCCACCACCTTGCGCCGGTTGTGCATGGTGTTGCGCATCCGCTCGGACACGCTGCTGGGGTTGGACGGGCCGTCGCCCCCGGACGAGGCGCTCACGCTGGCCCTGGCGGACCGCGAGGAGGATCCCCCCTCCCTGCGCCGGCTGGTGCGCGCCTTGCGGCCCCTGGATGAAGAGGGGTTGAAGGCCATGGGCCTCATCATCCAGGGCGCGCTCGCGCTGCGGGAACGCTGA
- a CDS encoding serine/threonine-protein kinase: protein MSLEGGHPLLLQPQEVVGSFRLLKRLATGGFGTVFLAETGGFQVALKFALQGPQDSEEGSQVDARTLKEVSVLHRMTHPNVVALRGYHRWPHPRTGYLFLVMDYVEGPTLSDWAMEARPTARQVARLFAELALTLDFIHRAGVRHRDIKGSNIIVRASDERPVLVDFGASDHVCAPAITDGRPPPGTPSYRSPELLRYWLSNPLGMARYDYRPTDDLYSLGLTLFQVLTGDFPYPPDLPAAALLGGIQAIKGRSARSINARVPRALDDICGRLLRQEASERYQMGADLYADLSAALERAPDSWDTPLFNTPPPHDAVTEESDTYFDGNEEARELRRWTRSQERRIPGAAPHSSAPTPSVPPPPGPTLGLAAPLPPPMPWWVARRLAWRRRWERWLRRLGLRRDR from the coding sequence ATGAGCCTGGAGGGAGGACATCCGCTGCTCCTTCAGCCCCAGGAGGTGGTGGGCAGCTTCCGGCTGTTGAAGCGCCTGGCCACGGGGGGCTTCGGCACCGTGTTCCTGGCGGAGACCGGGGGGTTCCAGGTGGCGCTGAAGTTCGCGCTCCAGGGGCCGCAGGACTCCGAGGAGGGCTCGCAGGTGGACGCGCGCACGCTCAAGGAGGTGAGCGTGCTGCACCGCATGACCCATCCCAACGTGGTGGCGTTGCGCGGCTACCACCGCTGGCCGCACCCGCGCACGGGCTACCTGTTCCTGGTCATGGACTACGTGGAGGGTCCCACGCTGTCCGACTGGGCGATGGAGGCGAGGCCCACGGCGCGGCAGGTGGCGCGGCTGTTCGCGGAGCTGGCGCTGACGCTGGACTTCATCCACCGCGCGGGCGTGCGCCACCGCGACATCAAGGGCAGCAACATCATCGTGCGCGCGTCGGACGAGCGGCCGGTGCTGGTGGACTTCGGCGCCAGCGACCATGTCTGCGCCCCGGCCATCACCGACGGGCGGCCGCCGCCGGGCACGCCCAGCTACCGCAGCCCGGAGCTTCTGCGCTACTGGCTGAGCAACCCCCTGGGCATGGCCCGCTACGACTACCGGCCCACGGACGACCTCTATTCGCTGGGACTCACGCTCTTCCAGGTGCTCACCGGGGACTTCCCCTATCCCCCGGACCTGCCGGCCGCGGCGCTGCTGGGCGGAATCCAGGCCATCAAGGGGCGATCCGCGCGTTCGATCAACGCGCGCGTGCCCCGCGCCCTCGATGACATCTGTGGGCGGCTGCTGCGCCAGGAGGCCAGCGAGCGCTACCAGATGGGCGCGGATCTCTACGCCGACCTGAGCGCGGCGCTGGAGCGCGCTCCGGACAGCTGGGACACGCCGCTGTTCAACACACCGCCGCCCCACGACGCCGTCACGGAGGAGTCCGACACGTACTTCGACGGCAACGAGGAGGCCCGCGAGCTGCGACGCTGGACCCGCTCGCAGGAGCGGCGCATCCCCGGCGCCGCGCCCCACTCCAGCGCGCCCACGCCGTCCGTGCCGCCTCCGCCCGGACCGACGCTGGGGCTGGCCGCGCCCCTGCCCCCGCCCATGCCCTGGTGGGTGGCCCGGCGGCTGGCGTGGCGGCGGCGGTGGGAGCGGTGGCTCCGGCGTCTGGGATTGCGCCGGGACAGGTGA
- a CDS encoding serine/threonine-protein kinase translates to MKTPDTTTEENPGMPRRPRVLFTVGGTAFEFVRKLEVRSTGELLMLARRRYRGGMGGPVVIKRLRNPSGFVERRRLVEEVELTFRLNHPGIAKVYHLKAYRGVPHVVMEYVEGRSLDTVLNLVAMRRKPMSPAFGAWVVSEVAEALHHAHTLRDEWNRPLGIVHRDVSPRNLRLGVHGEVKLTNFTAAFSTLPGREITSRPLVKGDVAYASPEALRREPLDARSDLFSLGLVLLEVLTGTHPLAQGDTAPPPPPDLPLVQAQGPTWMPLTEVAARMALVGPGEVELMARDVPEGLRAVVVRALRQAPADRFGTAAELASALREWLREHAPAYGRQSAAEEVAEAAREATGRRNQAELLEGGLHPEELTAEEAAMASEATVSEGPPPFLGGDDVTPDLNDEPLPLQDLDLVEDLDELAGPDEEAQGDDFEDDDDGHQPV, encoded by the coding sequence ATGAAGACGCCCGATACGACGACGGAGGAGAACCCCGGCATGCCCCGCCGCCCGCGCGTGCTGTTCACCGTGGGAGGCACGGCCTTCGAGTTCGTGCGCAAGCTGGAGGTGCGCTCCACCGGAGAGCTGCTGATGCTGGCGCGGCGGCGCTACCGGGGCGGGATGGGTGGCCCGGTGGTGATCAAACGGCTGCGCAACCCGTCCGGCTTCGTGGAGCGGCGGCGGCTGGTGGAGGAGGTGGAGCTGACGTTCCGGCTCAACCACCCGGGCATCGCGAAGGTCTACCACCTGAAGGCGTACCGGGGCGTTCCGCACGTGGTGATGGAGTACGTGGAGGGCCGGTCGCTGGACACGGTGCTCAACCTGGTGGCCATGCGGCGCAAGCCCATGTCCCCGGCCTTCGGTGCGTGGGTGGTCTCCGAGGTGGCGGAGGCGCTGCACCACGCGCACACGCTGCGGGATGAGTGGAACCGGCCGTTGGGCATCGTGCACCGGGACGTGAGCCCCCGGAACCTGCGCCTGGGCGTGCATGGCGAGGTGAAGCTCACGAACTTCACCGCCGCGTTCTCCACGCTGCCGGGGCGGGAGATCACCAGCCGCCCGCTGGTGAAGGGAGACGTGGCGTATGCCTCACCGGAGGCGCTGCGGCGCGAGCCCCTGGACGCGCGCAGCGACCTGTTCTCGCTGGGGCTGGTGCTGCTGGAGGTGCTGACGGGGACGCACCCGCTGGCGCAGGGGGATACGGCGCCTCCGCCCCCGCCGGACCTGCCGCTGGTGCAGGCGCAGGGCCCCACGTGGATGCCTCTGACGGAGGTGGCGGCGCGGATGGCGCTGGTGGGGCCTGGGGAGGTGGAGCTCATGGCCCGCGACGTGCCGGAGGGGCTGCGCGCGGTGGTGGTGCGGGCGCTGCGCCAGGCCCCGGCGGACCGCTTCGGCACGGCGGCGGAGCTGGCTTCCGCGCTGCGGGAGTGGCTGCGGGAGCATGCGCCCGCGTACGGGCGGCAGTCCGCGGCGGAGGAGGTGGCGGAGGCGGCCCGGGAGGCCACCGGCCGGCGCAACCAGGCGGAGCTGCTGGAGGGCGGGCTGCACCCGGAGGAACTGACCGCGGAGGAGGCCGCGATGGCGTCCGAGGCCACCGTCTCGGAGGGGCCACCGCCGTTCCTTGGGGGTGACGACGTGACGCCGGACCTGAATGACGAGCCCCTGCCCCTCCAGGACCTGGACCTGGTCGAGGACCTGGACGAGCTGGCCGGGCCGGATGAAGAGGCGCAGGGAGACGACTTCGAGGACGACGACGACGGCCACCAGCCGGTGTGA
- a CDS encoding RCC1 domain-containing protein yields the protein MRTSPRWFRSRGMLGALLLSLSSPWVVACSSGTEAPGPSAPSEQTQSQVTVSIGARDLYSEAVKGRVSALAFSYSDVKKIRVDVSEQGEGGLVIFKNFDLELSEGDWKGKLPFLPKAKALTFFARALDASGNLLFSGSLDATLTTDNATVTIPLAPANNNAVISLPRIRKISIPSAFGSSQSGSITFAVEATNGEALRYAITSAVAGSGTFAPLNGAITLQNTAGAFVSQYTPPTVSTETVFTHTVTVTNPAGHSISTTFTTKVKPPETSSGVIDTSVLVLFNPVINGLNGRRVRDTQNVIFTADVSDDGAQEALSYDWSFTPATGTTPDPVPAFTGATNPSTLQNYTTAVQGDLKLSVTDGNNGTTTLTYKLTPDQFPDNPVVEGPLAGINSIRTGNDHTCALLNDGSVRCWGNGTFGQLGYESGANVGDAPSRLPYMAGAVQLIGKATKLAVGGNHSCALLDTGLVRCWGQNTYGQLGYNTTENLGDGEPVASFGYVNLGGPAIRIAVGAEHSCAVMATGKVRCWGRNQYGQLGYGHTNPIGDDEQASAGKDVNLGDVTATDVVAGGTHTCALLSNDKMLCWGYNGYGQLGYSHYNNVGDIQLPSSQTPFEPAGPVSQISAGANHTCALLKTGTVRCWGLNNWGQLGTNQNYSSYLFSNSGSIDLGASALQISAGSNHTCALLSTGSVRCWGYSGYGQLGYPGTPYRPTPGPAVDLDGATAYQVSASTGNHTCALLSTGKARCWGRGDSGQLGYGNPNHIGDFEQPSSAGDIQLLPPTP from the coding sequence ATGAGAACGTCCCCCCGTTGGTTCCGGTCGCGCGGAATGTTGGGCGCGCTGTTGCTGTCCCTGTCGTCTCCGTGGGTTGTCGCCTGTAGTTCGGGCACCGAGGCGCCGGGCCCCTCCGCGCCTTCCGAGCAGACGCAATCGCAGGTCACCGTCTCCATTGGCGCCCGGGACCTGTACTCCGAGGCGGTGAAGGGCCGTGTGTCCGCGCTGGCCTTCTCCTACTCCGACGTCAAGAAAATCCGCGTCGACGTCTCCGAGCAGGGCGAGGGCGGGCTCGTCATCTTCAAGAACTTCGACCTCGAACTCTCCGAGGGCGACTGGAAGGGCAAGCTGCCCTTTCTCCCCAAGGCGAAGGCGCTCACCTTCTTCGCCCGCGCACTCGATGCCTCCGGCAACCTCCTCTTCTCCGGCTCTCTCGACGCCACGCTGACCACCGACAACGCGACCGTCACCATTCCCCTCGCGCCGGCCAACAACAACGCCGTCATCTCCCTGCCGCGCATCCGCAAAATCAGCATCCCCAGCGCCTTCGGCTCCTCCCAGTCCGGCAGCATCACCTTCGCGGTGGAGGCCACCAACGGTGAGGCGCTTCGCTACGCCATCACCTCCGCCGTCGCGGGCAGCGGCACCTTCGCCCCGCTCAACGGTGCCATCACGCTGCAGAACACCGCGGGCGCCTTCGTCTCCCAGTACACGCCCCCCACGGTCTCCACCGAGACGGTCTTCACCCATACCGTCACCGTGACGAATCCGGCGGGGCACTCCATCAGCACCACCTTCACCACGAAGGTGAAGCCTCCGGAGACCTCCAGCGGCGTCATCGACACCTCCGTCCTCGTGCTCTTCAACCCCGTCATCAATGGCCTCAACGGCCGGCGGGTGCGCGACACACAGAACGTCATCTTCACCGCCGACGTGAGCGATGACGGCGCCCAGGAGGCGCTCAGCTACGACTGGAGCTTCACGCCCGCCACGGGCACAACCCCGGACCCCGTGCCCGCTTTCACCGGAGCGACGAACCCCTCCACGCTCCAGAACTACACCACCGCCGTGCAGGGCGACCTGAAGCTCTCCGTGACGGACGGCAACAACGGCACCACCACGCTCACCTACAAGCTCACCCCGGATCAGTTCCCGGACAACCCCGTCGTCGAAGGGCCGCTGGCCGGCATCAACAGCATTCGCACCGGCAACGACCACACGTGTGCCTTGCTGAATGACGGCTCCGTGCGGTGCTGGGGCAACGGCACCTTCGGTCAGCTGGGCTACGAGAGCGGTGCCAACGTGGGTGACGCTCCGTCGCGCCTGCCGTACATGGCAGGCGCGGTGCAGCTGATTGGCAAGGCCACGAAGCTCGCGGTGGGTGGCAACCACTCGTGCGCCCTGCTGGACACGGGTCTGGTGCGCTGCTGGGGACAGAACACCTATGGACAGCTGGGTTACAACACCACGGAGAACCTGGGCGATGGTGAGCCGGTGGCCAGCTTCGGCTACGTCAACCTGGGCGGTCCCGCCATCCGCATCGCGGTGGGCGCGGAGCACTCCTGCGCGGTGATGGCGACGGGCAAGGTGCGCTGCTGGGGCCGCAATCAGTACGGCCAGCTGGGCTACGGCCACACCAACCCCATCGGTGACGACGAGCAGGCCTCGGCGGGTAAAGACGTGAACCTGGGCGATGTCACCGCCACGGACGTCGTCGCGGGTGGCACGCACACCTGCGCCCTGCTCTCCAACGACAAGATGCTCTGCTGGGGCTACAACGGCTACGGCCAGCTGGGGTACTCCCACTACAACAACGTTGGCGACATCCAGCTGCCCAGCAGCCAGACCCCTTTCGAGCCGGCCGGGCCGGTCTCACAGATCTCCGCCGGTGCGAACCACACCTGCGCTCTTCTGAAGACGGGGACCGTGCGGTGCTGGGGCCTGAACAACTGGGGACAGCTGGGCACGAACCAGAACTACAGCAGCTACCTGTTCAGCAATTCGGGGAGCATCGACCTGGGCGCCAGCGCGCTGCAGATCTCCGCGGGTTCGAACCACACCTGCGCCCTGCTCTCCACCGGCAGCGTGCGGTGCTGGGGCTACAGCGGCTACGGGCAGCTGGGCTACCCCGGCACCCCGTACCGGCCCACGCCGGGCCCGGCCGTGGACCTGGATGGCGCCACCGCGTACCAGGTGTCGGCCTCCACCGGGAATCACACCTGCGCGCTGCTCTCCACGGGCAAGGCGCGCTGCTGGGGCCGGGGCGACTCCGGTCAGCTCGGCTACGGCAACCCCAACCACATCGGTGACTTCGAGCAGCCGTCCTCCGCGGGCGACATCCAGCTCCTGCCCCCGACCCCGTAG
- a CDS encoding RCC1 domain-containing protein: protein MTKPATLALLLLCTTAACTSPTTDAVAPEPTASVTFTVSTDNTGSQSQTRRALGFSFADVARIRVDVEDAASHSALFTNFDLVPSPSGWSGTMPSLPRHQSLTFIARAYDGTSALLFQGSTTQTLVADRESVAILLSPSGSGAPITLPRIPRIQLPGELIFGQPATVTFFVEANANEALSFVITADPTGGSFVPASGTFTLTGTSGAFVSRYLPPFGIPSPTDFTHSLTVTNPAGHSVSTTFTTRVLPTDRSTDSLGTTVRILFAPVIQGLAASRLAGTSEVAWSASVSDDQPARTLGYAWSFTPDAPVTPAPGFTTQANPTVLQHYTPSLQGHLSLQVTDAAGARTTATYRLGAQQFPDAPVQTGGPTDVAQLRTGDSHTCALLNDGSVRCFGSGAQGRLGYTGTANVGDDETPASKGPVPLAPGEKAVQLATGLGHTCALLATGRVRCWGANASGQLGLGHTRTIGDDEPIASVGTVDLGGARALRITAGSNHTCALLTSGHARCWGDNTHGQLGLGHTDTLGDNEPPPTTDVPVGAPVQDLVAGGDHTCALLFSGRPRCWGANAYGQLGYNRDDDVGDTELPSSAGDVDVGGTAVQLALGTNHTCALLDTGALRCWGANAYGQVGNGNPDYATPLTTVAMGSGLRAVQVAAGAQHTCALLESGQLQCWGNGARGRLGYANTRSLSAPGTAFIDVGGAPATSVTAGGQHTCAVLSSGRALCWGFNTSGQLGQGHARTLGDDEAPALAGGILLVSP from the coding sequence ATGACGAAGCCCGCCACCCTCGCGCTCCTCCTGCTGTGCACCACCGCCGCGTGCACGTCGCCCACGACGGATGCCGTCGCGCCGGAGCCCACGGCCTCCGTCACGTTCACCGTCTCCACGGACAACACCGGTTCCCAATCCCAGACCCGGCGCGCGCTGGGCTTCTCCTTCGCGGACGTGGCGCGGATCCGCGTCGACGTGGAGGACGCGGCCAGCCACAGCGCGCTGTTCACGAACTTCGACCTCGTGCCCTCCCCCTCCGGATGGTCCGGCACGATGCCGTCCCTGCCGCGCCATCAATCCCTCACCTTCATCGCGCGGGCGTACGACGGCACCAGCGCACTGCTGTTCCAGGGCAGCACCACGCAGACGCTCGTCGCGGACCGCGAGTCCGTGGCCATCCTGCTGTCCCCCTCCGGCAGCGGCGCGCCCATCACCCTGCCGCGCATCCCGCGCATCCAGTTGCCCGGGGAGCTCATCTTCGGACAGCCCGCCACCGTCACCTTCTTCGTCGAGGCCAACGCCAACGAGGCCCTGTCCTTCGTCATCACCGCCGACCCCACCGGGGGCTCCTTCGTCCCCGCAAGCGGCACGTTCACGCTGACCGGCACCTCCGGCGCCTTCGTCTCCCGCTACCTGCCTCCCTTCGGCATCCCCAGCCCCACGGACTTCACCCACTCGCTCACCGTCACGAACCCGGCGGGGCACTCGGTCAGCACCACGTTCACCACCCGAGTGCTCCCCACGGACAGGTCCACGGACTCGCTGGGCACCACCGTGCGCATCCTCTTCGCTCCCGTCATCCAGGGCCTGGCCGCGTCCCGCCTCGCGGGCACCTCCGAGGTCGCGTGGTCCGCCTCCGTGTCGGATGATCAGCCCGCGCGCACGCTCGGCTATGCGTGGAGCTTCACGCCGGACGCGCCCGTGACGCCCGCCCCCGGCTTCACCACCCAGGCCAACCCCACCGTCCTCCAGCACTACACGCCGTCACTCCAGGGCCACCTGTCGCTCCAGGTCACCGACGCCGCCGGGGCCCGCACCACCGCCACCTACCGCCTGGGCGCGCAGCAGTTCCCCGATGCCCCCGTACAGACCGGCGGGCCCACTGACGTCGCGCAGCTGCGCACCGGCGACAGCCACACCTGCGCGCTCCTCAACGACGGCTCCGTGCGCTGCTTCGGTAGCGGCGCGCAGGGCCGGCTTGGCTACACCGGCACAGCCAACGTCGGCGATGACGAGACCCCGGCGTCGAAGGGCCCCGTGCCCCTCGCTCCCGGCGAGAAGGCCGTGCAGCTGGCCACCGGCCTTGGCCACACCTGCGCCCTGCTCGCCACGGGCCGCGTGCGGTGCTGGGGCGCCAATGCCTCCGGCCAGCTCGGCCTCGGCCATACGCGCACCATCGGCGACGACGAGCCCATCGCCAGCGTGGGCACCGTCGACCTGGGCGGCGCCCGCGCGCTGCGCATCACCGCGGGCTCCAACCACACCTGTGCGCTGCTCACCTCTGGCCACGCGCGCTGCTGGGGCGACAACACCCACGGGCAGCTGGGCCTGGGCCACACCGACACCCTGGGCGACAACGAGCCTCCGCCCACCACCGATGTCCCCGTCGGCGCTCCCGTGCAGGACCTGGTCGCGGGCGGCGACCACACCTGCGCCCTGCTCTTCTCCGGCCGCCCACGTTGCTGGGGCGCCAACGCCTACGGACAACTGGGTTACAACCGTGATGATGATGTCGGTGACACCGAGTTGCCGTCGTCAGCGGGCGACGTGGACGTGGGCGGCACCGCCGTGCAGCTGGCCCTGGGCACGAACCACACCTGCGCCCTGCTGGACACCGGCGCCCTGCGCTGCTGGGGCGCCAACGCCTACGGCCAGGTGGGCAACGGCAACCCCGACTACGCCACGCCCCTCACCACGGTGGCGATGGGCTCGGGCCTTCGCGCCGTCCAGGTCGCAGCCGGTGCGCAGCACACCTGCGCCCTGCTCGAGTCCGGCCAGCTCCAGTGCTGGGGCAACGGCGCCCGGGGACGGCTGGGATACGCCAACACTCGCTCCCTCTCCGCTCCCGGCACCGCGTTCATCGACGTGGGCGGCGCTCCCGCCACCTCCGTCACCGCGGGCGGCCAGCACACGTGCGCCGTGCTCTCCTCCGGCCGGGCGCTGTGCTGGGGCTTCAACACCTCCGGACAGCTTGGCCAAGGCCACGCGCGCACCCTCGGAGATGACGAGGCACCCGCGCTCGCCGGGGGCATCCTCCTCGTGTCGCCCTGA
- a CDS encoding DUF2381 family protein has translation MPFSFSALNLPLVLGGLLLFTAAQAQSASAVRERRDRRVVLPRPGEPVLEVPVAAGILTTLVLDSALDRASVDLEGRTRFKLVDVGERAINLEPVMELGAGEHLMLRVRFADGSFPEHAVFALVSHPAVVDTRVEVSRRPLAPEALQAELSEVRAQLAAKEAELAALRARGDASSPAALTLAGLFDEYGVSARKVDGQPKKEMQSSLYIVDGFSLRASAWGVVSVEVKNYGKTPWTPTEARLTRSTGGVTVQVLGVHMKQPRIGPGEVGTVVVETEETAWERGTLLRLELVDSTGTRPLLVPSVAL, from the coding sequence TTGCCCTTCTCCTTCTCCGCGTTGAACCTGCCCCTGGTGCTCGGGGGACTGCTTCTCTTCACGGCGGCCCAGGCTCAGTCGGCATCCGCTGTCCGCGAGCGCAGGGACAGGCGGGTTGTGCTCCCCCGTCCTGGTGAGCCCGTCCTGGAGGTTCCAGTCGCGGCGGGCATCCTGACGACCCTTGTTCTCGACTCGGCGCTGGACCGGGCCTCCGTGGATCTGGAGGGCCGCACTCGCTTCAAGCTCGTGGACGTGGGCGAGCGCGCCATCAACCTGGAGCCCGTGATGGAGTTGGGCGCGGGTGAGCATCTGATGCTCCGCGTGCGCTTCGCGGATGGATCCTTTCCCGAGCATGCGGTCTTCGCTCTCGTGTCGCACCCGGCAGTGGTGGACACCCGCGTGGAAGTGTCCCGTCGTCCACTGGCTCCGGAAGCGCTTCAGGCGGAGCTGTCCGAGGTGCGCGCCCAGCTTGCAGCGAAGGAGGCCGAGCTTGCCGCACTCCGCGCACGCGGCGATGCGAGCAGTCCCGCGGCGCTCACTCTGGCGGGGCTTTTCGACGAGTACGGGGTATCGGCCAGGAAGGTTGATGGTCAGCCCAAGAAGGAGATGCAGTCCTCTCTGTACATCGTGGACGGCTTCAGCCTTCGCGCGTCTGCCTGGGGAGTGGTGTCCGTGGAGGTGAAGAACTACGGAAAGACACCTTGGACGCCCACGGAAGCGCGTCTCACCCGTTCAACGGGCGGTGTGACGGTACAGGTGCTCGGCGTTCACATGAAGCAGCCGCGGATTGGGCCCGGAGAGGTTGGCACCGTTGTGGTGGAGACGGAGGAGACTGCCTGGGAACGGGGTACGTTGCTCCGCTTGGAATTGGTGGACTCCACGGGCACGCGTCCTCTTCTCGTTCCGTCTGTCGCGCTGTAG